The Sphingosinithalassobacter sp. CS137 genome includes a region encoding these proteins:
- the tolB gene encoding Tol-Pal system beta propeller repeat protein TolB, with protein sequence MKTFLALAAAALFTAAPALAQDTPLRDPVPTAPAQDAPLRVDVTDESGASDLVIAIPAMPTSQNVQTAAGSTTDLGRQIAEVIEADLRNTGLFNTIGPNQARGIGYTEVTSPDFTFWFGNRAQALVQGYVRASGNGLTVGCYLYDVALQTELVRQGFVVSAGDWRRAAHKCADAIYTRLTGEGPYFDSRVVYVSETGPKDRRIKRLAIMDQDGANHRFLTNGQSIVLTPRFAPNHQSIVYMSYQNDRPSLYVYDLDSGRQRLLVDDANLTFAPRFSPDGRWVLFSMAVGGNTDIYRVSASGGSPQRLTNSPGIDTGGSYSPDGSRIVFESDRGGSQQLYVMNADGSGQQRISFGGGRYATPVWSPRGDLIAFTRLGGGAFRIGVMSPSGSGERLLTDAWGDEGPSWSPNGRVLMFFRAGQGGGADVWSVDLTGVNARRIPTPLGGSDPSWGPLRP encoded by the coding sequence GTGAAGACGTTCCTTGCCCTCGCCGCCGCAGCGCTGTTCACCGCAGCGCCAGCGCTGGCGCAGGACACTCCGTTGCGCGATCCCGTCCCGACCGCACCTGCGCAGGATGCGCCGCTGCGGGTAGACGTGACCGACGAGAGCGGCGCCTCCGATCTCGTGATCGCCATTCCAGCGATGCCGACCTCGCAGAATGTGCAGACGGCGGCGGGCTCGACCACCGATCTCGGACGGCAGATCGCCGAGGTGATCGAGGCGGACCTGCGCAACACCGGCCTGTTCAACACGATCGGGCCCAATCAGGCGCGCGGCATCGGCTATACCGAAGTCACGTCGCCCGATTTCACCTTCTGGTTCGGCAATCGCGCACAGGCGCTGGTGCAGGGCTATGTACGCGCGAGCGGCAATGGGCTGACGGTCGGCTGCTATCTGTACGATGTGGCGCTGCAGACCGAGCTGGTGCGGCAGGGCTTCGTCGTTTCCGCAGGGGATTGGCGCCGCGCCGCCCACAAGTGCGCCGATGCGATCTACACCCGCCTCACCGGCGAAGGCCCGTATTTCGACAGCCGCGTCGTCTATGTCTCGGAAACGGGGCCGAAAGACCGGCGCATCAAGCGGCTGGCGATCATGGACCAGGACGGTGCCAACCATCGGTTCCTGACCAACGGCCAGTCGATCGTGCTGACGCCGCGCTTCGCGCCCAACCATCAGTCGATCGTCTATATGAGCTATCAGAACGATCGGCCCTCGCTGTACGTCTATGATCTCGACAGCGGCCGCCAGCGGCTGCTCGTCGACGATGCGAACCTCACCTTCGCGCCGCGCTTTTCGCCTGACGGGCGCTGGGTGCTGTTCTCGATGGCGGTGGGCGGCAATACCGACATCTACCGCGTCAGTGCCTCGGGCGGATCGCCGCAGCGGCTGACGAATTCGCCGGGCATCGACACCGGCGGCAGCTATTCGCCCGACGGCAGCCGTATCGTCTTCGAAAGCGATCGCGGCGGATCGCAGCAGCTCTATGTGATGAACGCAGACGGTTCGGGGCAGCAGCGGATCAGCTTCGGCGGCGGCCGCTATGCGACTCCGGTGTGGAGCCCGCGCGGCGACCTGATCGCCTTCACCCGGCTGGGCGGCGGCGCGTTCCGGATCGGCGTGATGAGTCCGTCGGGCTCCGGCGAGCGGCTGCTGACCGATGCCTGGGGAGACGAGGGGCCCAGCTGGTCGCCCAACGGCCGCGTCCTGATGTTCTTCCGCGCCGGGCAGGGAGGTGGCGCCGATGTCTGGTCGGTCGACCTCACTGGCGTCAATGCGCGTCGTATTCCGACTCCGCTCGGCGGATCGGACCCGAGCTGGGGGCCGCTCCGTCCGTGA
- a CDS encoding cell envelope biogenesis protein TolA: MDRTEGTGIGLALIGHAAVFGALSASFLTTPNPVELKQQPIEVSLTDEVALESMSQVPDAEVPAAQLSEVEAPVEPDTAPPEPADEPEQAPQPRQQPPAPAPRPDPRPAEKAEPRRPTPPAPKAAQRPREQPRRPTGRLDGLEIGRSDTPSRSESTTPPAATLGPQVRSALVAEIRRQLKPHWTAPTGADADRLVTILRVRLNRDGSLAARPQLVEQTGVTPSNRAQTELHAERAIRAVELAAPFRLPDEYYDAWRVIEPSFDRRLSL; the protein is encoded by the coding sequence GTGGACCGGACGGAGGGCACCGGCATCGGGCTTGCATTGATCGGCCATGCGGCGGTGTTCGGCGCGCTGTCAGCGAGCTTTCTCACCACGCCGAATCCGGTCGAGCTGAAGCAGCAGCCGATCGAAGTCTCGCTGACCGACGAAGTTGCGCTCGAAAGCATGTCGCAAGTGCCCGATGCCGAGGTGCCCGCCGCCCAGCTCTCCGAAGTCGAAGCGCCGGTCGAGCCGGATACTGCGCCGCCCGAGCCTGCCGACGAGCCCGAGCAGGCCCCCCAGCCGCGGCAGCAGCCGCCTGCGCCCGCGCCGCGACCCGACCCCCGCCCCGCCGAGAAGGCGGAGCCGCGCCGACCGACTCCGCCCGCCCCGAAGGCGGCGCAGCGCCCGCGCGAGCAGCCGCGCCGCCCGACCGGACGGCTCGACGGGCTGGAGATCGGCCGTTCGGACACGCCCTCGCGCAGCGAATCGACGACGCCTCCCGCGGCGACGCTTGGCCCGCAGGTCCGTTCGGCGCTCGTCGCCGAGATCCGCCGCCAGCTCAAGCCGCACTGGACTGCGCCGACCGGCGCAGACGCGGACCGGCTGGTCACGATCTTGCGCGTGCGGCTCAATCGCGACGGTTCGCTCGCCGCGCGGCCGCAACTGGTGGAGCAGACCGGAGTCACCCCCAGCAACCGGGCGCAGACGGAATTGCATGCCGAACGTGCTATACGTGCGGTCGAGCTCGCGGCACCGTTCCGGTTGCCTGATGAGTATTACGACGCCTGGCGCGTCATCGAGCCCAGTTTTGACAGGAGGCTTTCGCTGTGA
- the tolR gene encoding protein TolR, whose amino-acid sequence MAMQLPSQRGKGRRAPMAEINVTPLVDVMLVLLIIFMVTAPLLTAGVPVNLPESRAKALEQDQQPVQISIDETGAIFVDEAPVAADALPPLLDQIAQRTGAEARPPQVFLRADQALGYGKVMQVMGELNRAGLNRVSLVTAATGGGEQ is encoded by the coding sequence ATGGCGATGCAGCTGCCTTCGCAGCGTGGCAAGGGCCGGCGCGCGCCGATGGCCGAGATCAACGTCACGCCGCTCGTCGACGTGATGCTGGTGCTGCTCATCATCTTCATGGTCACTGCGCCGCTGCTCACCGCCGGCGTGCCGGTGAACCTGCCCGAAAGCCGCGCGAAGGCGCTCGAGCAGGACCAGCAGCCGGTGCAGATCTCGATCGACGAGACCGGCGCCATCTTCGTCGACGAAGCGCCGGTCGCCGCCGACGCGCTGCCGCCGCTGCTCGATCAGATCGCCCAGCGCACCGGCGCCGAGGCCCGCCCGCCACAGGTGTTTCTCCGCGCCGATCAGGCGCTCGGATACGGCAAGGTGATGCAGGTGATGGGCGAGCTCAACCGCGCCGGACTCAATCGCGTCTCGCTCGTTACCGCCGCGACCGGCGGCGGCGAGCAATAA
- the tolQ gene encoding protein TolQ, which yields MEFLATTDAATMSPFALFLQADWVVKGVMLGLLLASIWTWGIIISFVIRIGGVRKSTDQFEQEYREADDMDEFHRRIAGRNIAVARVFSAGVTEWRRSTAGATVDRSGTRERLATAMGATVAQEIDRLSDRLNVLATVGSVAPFVGLFGTVWGIMRSFTAIAAEQNSSLAVVAPGIAEALFATAIGLFAAIPAVIAYNRFSHSINKVEARLNRFADGFHAALSRKLEAQT from the coding sequence ATGGAGTTTCTCGCGACGACCGACGCGGCGACCATGTCGCCGTTCGCATTGTTTCTGCAGGCGGACTGGGTGGTGAAGGGCGTGATGCTCGGCCTGCTGCTCGCCAGTATCTGGACATGGGGCATCATCATCAGCTTCGTTATCCGCATCGGCGGGGTGCGGAAATCGACCGACCAGTTCGAGCAGGAATATCGCGAGGCGGACGACATGGACGAATTCCATCGCCGGATCGCCGGACGCAACATCGCTGTTGCCCGCGTCTTCTCGGCGGGAGTCACCGAATGGCGCCGCTCGACCGCCGGCGCGACAGTGGATCGCAGCGGCACGCGCGAGCGGCTGGCCACGGCGATGGGCGCCACGGTGGCACAGGAGATCGATCGGCTGTCGGATCGCCTCAACGTGCTGGCGACCGTGGGCTCGGTCGCGCCGTTCGTGGGCCTGTTCGGCACGGTGTGGGGCATCATGCGCAGCTTCACGGCGATCGCCGCGGAGCAGAACAGCTCGCTCGCAGTGGTTGCGCCGGGTATTGCCGAGGCGCTGTTCGCAACCGCGATCGGACTGTTCGCGGCCATCCCGGCGGTGATCGCCTACAATCGCTTCAGCCATTCGATCAACAAGGTCGAGGCGCGGCTGAACCGCTTCGCCGATGGCTTCCACGCCGCGCTCAGCCGCAAGCTGGAGGCGCAGACGTGA
- a CDS encoding YbgC/FadM family acyl-CoA thioesterase, with translation MRQEAAPLEPLGHFQDGEHHFVLRVYFEDTDLTGVVYHANYLRYFERARSDMLAAAGVDQRAAFEAGEGAYAIRDARLRYRAPARLGDTLTVVSRLVELRGASVDIHQRVMRSGIIVAEVEIEAVFVAPSGRPRRQPAAWVEAFAPLVWKGD, from the coding sequence GTGAGACAGGAAGCCGCACCGCTCGAGCCGCTCGGCCATTTCCAGGATGGCGAGCATCACTTCGTCCTGCGTGTCTATTTCGAGGACACGGATCTTACCGGAGTGGTCTATCACGCGAATTATCTGCGCTACTTCGAGCGTGCCCGATCGGATATGCTCGCCGCGGCGGGCGTCGATCAGCGCGCTGCGTTCGAGGCGGGCGAGGGCGCCTATGCGATCCGCGACGCGCGGCTGCGCTATCGGGCGCCCGCGCGGCTTGGAGACACGCTGACGGTGGTCAGCCGCCTCGTCGAATTGCGCGGTGCATCAGTGGACATTCATCAACGAGTCATGCGTTCGGGGATCATAGTGGCGGAAGTGGAGATCGAGGCGGTGTTCGTGGCGCCGTCCGGGCGGCCGCGCCGACAACCCGCCGCCTGGGTGGAGGCGTTCGCGCCATTGGTTTGGAAGGGGGACTGA
- the ruvB gene encoding Holliday junction branch migration DNA helicase RuvB: protein MTDPDRILAPERRSDDVDAALRPKALDEFVGQRSARENLRVFIEAAKARGDALDHVLFFGPPGLGKTTLAQIVAREMGVGFRATSGPVIAKSGDLAALLTNLEDGDVLFIDEIHRLAPAVEEVLYPAMEDRALDLMIGEGPSARSVRIDLPRFTLVGATTRQGLLTTPLRDRFGIPIRLQFYTVGELEKVVARAAALLGLPVAADGAQEIARRSRGTPRIAGRLLRRVRDFANVAGAELVDAKAADAALNRLEVDALGLDAMDRRYLTMIADIYKGGPVGVETLAAGLSEPRDTIEEVIEPYLIQLGLVARTARGRCLNAAGWKHLGIEPPQGAQDGLFD, encoded by the coding sequence GTGACCGATCCCGATCGCATCCTCGCCCCGGAGCGCCGATCCGACGACGTCGACGCGGCGCTGCGCCCAAAGGCGCTCGACGAATTCGTCGGGCAGCGCAGTGCGCGCGAGAATCTGCGCGTGTTCATCGAAGCCGCCAAGGCGCGCGGCGATGCGCTCGACCATGTGCTGTTCTTCGGCCCGCCCGGGCTCGGCAAGACCACGCTGGCGCAGATCGTGGCGCGGGAAATGGGCGTCGGCTTTCGGGCGACATCCGGCCCGGTGATTGCCAAGTCGGGCGATCTCGCCGCGCTGCTCACGAATCTGGAGGACGGCGACGTCCTGTTCATTGACGAGATTCACCGGTTGGCGCCGGCGGTCGAGGAAGTACTCTATCCGGCGATGGAGGATCGCGCGCTCGATCTGATGATCGGCGAGGGGCCGTCCGCCCGGTCGGTCCGCATCGATCTGCCGCGCTTCACGCTTGTCGGTGCCACTACGCGTCAGGGGCTGCTCACCACGCCGCTGCGCGACCGGTTCGGCATTCCGATCCGGCTGCAATTCTATACAGTGGGCGAGCTGGAAAAGGTCGTCGCGCGCGCCGCGGCGCTGCTCGGCCTTCCCGTCGCTGCCGATGGTGCACAGGAAATCGCGCGGCGCTCGCGGGGCACGCCGCGCATCGCCGGCCGGTTGCTTCGGCGGGTGCGCGATTTCGCCAATGTGGCTGGCGCGGAACTGGTCGATGCAAAGGCCGCGGACGCGGCGCTCAACCGGCTCGAGGTCGATGCGCTCGGGCTCGATGCGATGGACCGCCGCTATCTCACCATGATCGCCGACATCTACAAGGGCGGCCCGGTCGGCGTGGAGACGCTCGCCGCCGGTCTGAGCGAGCCGCGCGACACCATCGAGGAAGTGATCGAGCCCTATCTGATCCAGCTCGGCCTGGTCGCCCGCACTGCCCGTGGACGCTGCCTCAATGCCGCCGGCTGGAAGCATCTCGGCATCGAACCGCCGCAGGGCGCGCAGGACGGGCTGTTCGACTGA
- a CDS encoding hemerythrin domain-containing protein: protein MTPVERLFLDQKSLQSAIEALHAICTSPEPPLRESLAQIRWTFARTLMRHLQLKDRVVYARLRNHPDPLVQATGERFRREAFELYARFEQHSERWTADAVAADWQTYRAMAAQMIRMLNDRVAREEAELLPHLDSAPDLPVLRTEQDHNWAAAGWKMRAWFGVDREEAIPPAAISPPSEARAAPARRGLRPRPVLPLPPSPPRSPRRV from the coding sequence GTGACCCCGGTAGAACGGCTGTTCCTCGACCAGAAATCCCTGCAGTCCGCCATCGAAGCGCTCCACGCCATCTGCACCTCGCCCGAGCCGCCTCTGCGCGAAAGCCTCGCGCAGATCCGCTGGACCTTCGCCCGCACGCTGATGCGGCATCTTCAGCTCAAGGATCGTGTCGTCTACGCGCGGCTGCGCAATCACCCCGATCCGCTGGTCCAGGCGACCGGCGAACGGTTCCGCAGGGAAGCGTTCGAACTCTACGCGCGCTTCGAACAGCATTCCGAACGCTGGACCGCCGACGCCGTCGCCGCCGACTGGCAGACCTATCGGGCGATGGCGGCGCAGATGATCCGCATGCTGAACGATCGCGTCGCCCGGGAAGAGGCCGAGCTCCTGCCGCATCTCGATTCGGCGCCCGACCTTCCGGTGCTGCGGACCGAACAGGATCACAACTGGGCCGCCGCCGGATGGAAAATGCGCGCCTGGTTCGGCGTCGACCGCGAGGAGGCGATTCCGCCGGCCGCTATTTCGCCGCCTTCCGAAGCGCGCGCCGCACCAGCGCGTCGAGGCCTGCGCCCTCGCCCAGTTCTTCCCCTGCCGCCTTCACCGCCGCGCTCGCCTCGGCGGGTTTGA
- the ruvA gene encoding Holliday junction branch migration protein RuvA — protein MIAHLTGRLASTGADHAVIDVNGVGYLVGASAKTLERIGITGDTVTVHTEMLVAEDFIRLVGFASAEERDWFRLLTSVQGVGARVALAIQSVLTADELQGAIARGDSAMVARANGVGPKLAQRIVNELKDKAGVVLGSGGAGALAAPAGGAAADAVSALLNLGFKPAEASAAVKAAGEELGEGAGLDALVRRALRKAAK, from the coding sequence ATGATCGCCCATCTTACAGGCAGGCTGGCGAGCACCGGCGCGGATCACGCGGTGATCGACGTGAATGGTGTCGGCTATCTGGTCGGTGCTTCGGCGAAGACGCTCGAGCGGATCGGAATCACCGGCGACACGGTGACGGTGCATACCGAGATGTTGGTGGCGGAGGATTTCATCCGGCTGGTCGGCTTCGCCAGCGCCGAGGAGCGCGACTGGTTCCGCCTGCTGACGAGCGTGCAGGGCGTCGGCGCCCGCGTCGCCCTGGCGATCCAGTCGGTGCTGACGGCGGACGAGTTGCAGGGGGCGATCGCACGCGGCGATTCCGCGATGGTGGCGCGTGCCAACGGCGTCGGGCCAAAGCTCGCCCAGCGCATCGTCAACGAGCTGAAGGACAAGGCAGGCGTCGTGCTGGGCAGCGGCGGCGCCGGAGCATTGGCCGCCCCCGCCGGCGGCGCGGCGGCCGATGCCGTTTCCGCCTTGCTCAACCTCGGCTTCAAACCCGCCGAGGCGAGCGCGGCGGTGAAGGCGGCAGGGGAAGAACTGGGCGAGGGCGCAGGCCTCGACGCGCTGGTGCGGCGCGCGCTTCGGAAGGCGGCGAAATAG
- the ruvC gene encoding crossover junction endodeoxyribonuclease RuvC, whose translation MILLGLDPGLGTTGWGLIRAEGNRLSHLANGQLKTDAKAPLARRLAHLDAMLAALIADRAPEAAAVEEVFVNSNPQSTLKLGQARGVALCALARAGIEVGEYAPRLVKKAVVGTGTAEKAQVHAMIARLLPGARIAGADAADALAVAICHAHHLASARRTF comes from the coding sequence CTGATCCTGCTCGGCCTTGACCCTGGCCTGGGGACCACCGGCTGGGGGCTGATCCGCGCGGAAGGCAACCGGCTGAGCCATCTTGCCAATGGTCAGCTGAAAACCGATGCGAAGGCGCCGCTCGCCCGGCGCCTCGCGCATCTCGATGCGATGCTCGCCGCGCTCATCGCCGATCGCGCGCCCGAGGCGGCTGCGGTCGAGGAGGTGTTCGTCAATTCGAACCCGCAGTCGACGCTCAAGCTGGGGCAGGCGCGCGGAGTGGCGCTTTGCGCGCTGGCACGGGCCGGGATCGAAGTCGGCGAATATGCTCCGCGCCTCGTCAAAAAGGCGGTCGTCGGCACTGGAACGGCGGAAAAGGCGCAGGTCCATGCGATGATCGCGCGCCTGCTTCCTGGCGCCAGGATCGCCGGAGCCGATGCGGCGGATGCGCTGGCGGTCGCCATCTGCCACGCGCACCATCTGGCGTCGGCGCGCCGGACGTTCTAG
- a CDS encoding YebC/PmpR family DNA-binding transcriptional regulator, whose translation MAGHSKFKNIMHRKGAQDKKRSAMFSKLSREITVAARMGTPDPDMNPRLRAAVNAAKAQSMPKDNIQRAIDKAVGGDTESYEEIRYEGFGPGGVSLIIEALTDNRNRTATNVRTAVSKNGGNLGTAGSVSHGFDRMGLISYPASAGDAETVFEAALEAGAEDVQSGEDGHEIWTAADSLHEVASALTPVLGEPEGAKLAWRPQTMVEVGEDDAGTLFKLIDALDDDDDVQTVWGNYEVSDAVMEKLG comes from the coding sequence ATGGCAGGCCATTCCAAGTTCAAGAACATCATGCATCGCAAGGGAGCGCAGGATAAGAAGCGCTCGGCGATGTTCTCCAAGCTGAGCCGCGAAATCACTGTCGCGGCTCGGATGGGTACGCCCGATCCCGACATGAATCCGCGGCTGCGCGCCGCAGTCAACGCCGCCAAGGCGCAGTCGATGCCGAAGGATAATATCCAGCGCGCGATCGACAAGGCCGTGGGCGGCGATACCGAGAGCTATGAGGAAATCCGCTACGAAGGCTTCGGCCCCGGCGGCGTGAGCCTGATCATCGAAGCGCTGACCGACAATCGCAATCGCACCGCGACGAACGTGCGCACCGCCGTGTCGAAGAACGGCGGCAATCTCGGCACGGCCGGCTCGGTGAGCCACGGGTTCGACCGCATGGGCCTCATCAGCTACCCGGCAAGCGCAGGTGACGCAGAGACGGTGTTCGAAGCCGCGCTGGAGGCGGGTGCCGAGGACGTCCAGTCGGGCGAGGACGGCCATGAGATCTGGACCGCCGCCGATTCGCTGCACGAAGTGGCAAGCGCGCTCACCCCCGTCCTCGGCGAGCCCGAAGGCGCGAAGCTCGCGTGGCGCCCGCAGACGATGGTCGAGGTTGGCGAGGATGATGCGGGCACGCTGTTCAAGCTGATCGACGCGCTCGACGACGACGACGACGTGCAGACCGTCTGGGGCAATTACGAAGTCTCCGACGCGGTGATGGAGAAGCTGGGCTGA
- a CDS encoding heavy metal-binding domain-containing protein encodes MILSTTNSIEGKTATRYHGIVASEVILGANVFRDIFAGIRDFVGGRSGSYEKPLRKAREMAFEEIADQAKGLGANAVIGIDIDYEVIGEQGSMLMVSISGTAVTLS; translated from the coding sequence ATGATCCTGAGCACGACCAATTCGATCGAGGGCAAGACGGCGACTCGCTACCACGGCATCGTCGCATCCGAAGTGATCCTTGGCGCGAACGTCTTCCGCGATATCTTCGCCGGCATTCGCGATTTCGTCGGCGGCCGGTCGGGCAGCTACGAAAAGCCGCTGCGCAAGGCGCGCGAGATGGCGTTCGAGGAGATCGCCGATCAGGCGAAGGGGCTCGGCGCGAACGCAGTGATCGGGATCGACATCGATTATGAAGTGATCGGCGAACAGGGATCGATGCTGATGGTGTCGATCTCCGGAACCGCCGTCACGCTGAGCTGA
- a CDS encoding DUF2312 domain-containing protein, which yields MSDVIAADQLRLFIERIERLEEEKKGIADDIKDVYNEAKSTGFDVKTMRSIVRLRKMEKHHRDEAEALLETYKAALGLG from the coding sequence ATGAGCGACGTGATCGCTGCCGACCAGCTGCGCCTTTTCATCGAGCGGATCGAGCGGCTCGAGGAAGAGAAGAAGGGCATCGCCGACGACATCAAGGACGTTTACAACGAAGCGAAATCGACCGGTTTCGACGTGAAGACAATGCGCAGCATCGTGCGTTTGCGGAAGATGGAAAAGCATCACCGCGACGAGGCCGAGGCGCTGCTGGAAACCTATAAGGCGGCCCTCGGCCTGGGCTGA
- a CDS encoding S41 family peptidase, with amino-acid sequence MRRAMFLGLGLAAAASASAAVAHQAVALVAPAPAPGFDLAEGKRAVAVLAEELERTFVFPDVARRYAARLRERLADGAYDRAADAAALATMVTEDLQAVAPDGHLKMRPPLPAAAEGEPARRRVYPDPMEQAGWIADGVAYVRFNAFLGSAQQVADFEAFLDGHEGARTLIIDARTHHGGGLSEMDVLFPRIFTEPRTVMVMDTRASVAAEEGGLPFDSLVQVSAPAELHRAEHRVVPRSERSAWADTRIFLLTSGRTASAGEHLATVLKETGRATLIGDTTAGAGNYGGGIDLPGGYDAFIPVGHSYFPGKQGWEGVGVTPHIAVAPERALVEALVRSGVSAQQAEALSASHVPGEPMVRRRPLRS; translated from the coding sequence ATGCGGCGTGCGATGTTCCTGGGGCTCGGATTGGCGGCGGCGGCTTCGGCCTCTGCGGCAGTGGCGCATCAGGCGGTCGCGCTCGTGGCGCCCGCGCCCGCGCCTGGTTTCGACCTCGCCGAAGGGAAGCGCGCGGTCGCGGTCCTCGCCGAGGAGCTCGAACGGACCTTCGTCTTCCCCGATGTGGCGCGGCGCTATGCCGCCCGGCTGCGCGAGCGGCTCGCGGACGGCGCCTATGACCGCGCCGCCGATGCCGCCGCACTCGCGACGATGGTGACCGAGGATCTGCAGGCGGTGGCGCCTGACGGGCATCTGAAGATGCGCCCGCCGCTGCCGGCGGCGGCGGAAGGCGAACCGGCACGGCGGCGCGTCTATCCCGATCCGATGGAGCAGGCCGGCTGGATCGCCGACGGAGTTGCCTATGTGCGGTTCAACGCCTTCCTCGGCAGCGCCCAGCAGGTCGCCGATTTCGAAGCCTTTCTCGACGGCCACGAAGGCGCGCGCACGCTGATCATCGATGCGCGCACGCACCATGGCGGCGGGCTCAGCGAGATGGATGTGCTCTTCCCGCGCATCTTCACCGAGCCCAGAACAGTGATGGTGATGGACACGCGTGCCAGCGTTGCGGCGGAGGAGGGCGGGCTGCCATTCGATTCGCTGGTGCAGGTGTCCGCGCCGGCCGAGCTGCACCGCGCCGAACATCGCGTCGTGCCCCGGTCCGAGCGCTCCGCCTGGGCGGATACGCGCATCTTCCTATTGACCTCGGGCCGCACCGCGTCCGCCGGCGAGCATCTGGCGACCGTGCTGAAGGAAACCGGCCGCGCCACGTTGATCGGCGATACGACTGCCGGAGCGGGCAACTACGGCGGCGGCATCGATCTGCCCGGCGGCTATGACGCCTTCATTCCCGTCGGCCACAGCTATTTTCCGGGAAAGCAGGGCTGGGAAGGTGTCGGTGTGACGCCGCACATCGCGGTCGCGCCCGAGCGCGCGTTGGTCGAGGCGCTGGTCCGATCGGGCGTCTCTGCACAGCAGGCGGAGGCGCTTTCGGCCAGCCACGTGCCGGGCGAGCCGATGGTGCGTCGGCGCCCCTTGCGCTCCTGA
- a CDS encoding DUF1244 domain-containing protein: protein MTDLNTLDDAVAAAAFRRLVRHLRHRSDAQNIDLMGLAGFCRNCLSDWIEEASANAGRPLDKDAARAIVYGMPYSEWKATHQSEATPEQLARMEESVAKNRHDDELLDEALDETFPASDPPSITRPHR, encoded by the coding sequence ATGACCGACCTCAATACGCTGGACGACGCCGTTGCGGCGGCCGCCTTTCGCCGGCTCGTCCGCCATCTGCGCCACCGCAGCGACGCGCAGAACATCGATCTGATGGGGCTCGCCGGTTTCTGCCGCAACTGCCTGTCCGACTGGATCGAGGAGGCGAGCGCGAACGCCGGGCGGCCGCTCGACAAGGATGCGGCGCGCGCGATCGTCTATGGCATGCCCTATTCCGAGTGGAAGGCCACGCATCAGAGCGAGGCGACGCCGGAGCAGCTCGCGCGGATGGAGGAAAGCGTGGCGAAGAATCGCCACGACGACGAACTGCTCGACGAGGCGCTCGACGAAACCTTTCCCGCCAGCGATCCGCCGTCGATCACGCGGCCGCACCGTTGA